One genomic window of Bradyrhizobium sp. B124 includes the following:
- a CDS encoding AAA family ATPase: protein MARGRYRPINMPAPYLRRVWLDPERIPNRNAYPFVLPLLRDEFELSFDKAITIIVGENGTGKSTLLEGIAVMAGYDDAGGGKGYRAVDHSNAVEKMGGSLASALRASWLPKITNGWFFRAESFFSVARYLDQAAIDVRDLPPNFLSYSHGEGFLRFFEERCQRQGIFIFDEPESALSPSRQIEFLKLLHRMNGTGHCQVIMATHAPVLMAYPDATLLRLSKYGLEPVSLRETDHYRLMREFCDDPKGFVEAAIED from the coding sequence ATGGCCAGAGGACGATATCGCCCGATCAACATGCCCGCGCCGTATCTCCGGCGCGTCTGGCTCGATCCCGAGCGCATTCCCAATCGCAACGCATATCCGTTCGTGCTGCCGCTGCTGCGCGACGAATTCGAACTCAGCTTCGACAAGGCGATCACCATCATCGTCGGCGAGAACGGCACCGGCAAGTCGACGCTGCTGGAAGGCATCGCAGTGATGGCGGGCTATGACGATGCCGGCGGCGGCAAGGGCTATCGCGCGGTCGACCACAGCAATGCCGTGGAGAAGATGGGCGGCTCGCTTGCGTCAGCGCTTCGCGCGAGCTGGCTGCCCAAGATCACCAACGGCTGGTTCTTCCGGGCGGAAAGCTTCTTTTCGGTCGCCCGCTATCTGGATCAGGCCGCGATCGACGTCCGAGACCTGCCGCCGAACTTCCTGTCCTATTCCCACGGCGAGGGCTTCCTGCGCTTTTTCGAGGAACGCTGCCAACGGCAGGGCATCTTCATCTTCGACGAGCCGGAATCCGCCCTGTCGCCGTCACGGCAGATTGAATTCCTCAAGCTGTTGCACCGGATGAACGGCACAGGCCACTGCCAGGTGATCATGGCCACGCATGCGCCGGTCCTGATGGCCTATCCCGACGCGACGCTGCTGCGGCTGAGTAAATACGGCCTCGAGCCGGTCAGCCTGCGCGAGACCGATCATTACCGGCTGATGCGCGAGTTCTGCGACGACCCGAAGGGGTTCGTCGAGGCGGCGATCGAGGATTGA
- a CDS encoding acyl-CoA synthetase, translating to MSGTEVTAPRGGIARVSRRVMNLAYILTQNARRHGDRPGFIWNEKTWSWRHIDQNVSALAAALAARGIGKGDRILVHSKNCDEMFWSMFAAFRLGAVWVPTNFRLMPDEVAYLAAASGAKAFLCQADFPEHAKAALNPALEFVWRIGEEGTFGEATVGDVIAKHAGAAVENTPVEYDDPCWFFFTSGTTGRSKAAVLTHGQMAFVITNHLADLMPGTTERDASLVVAPLSHGAGVHQLVQTARGVPTILLPSEKFDIAEAFRLIAKYRVSNMFTVPTILKMMVEHPAADQHDHSSLRYIIYAGAPMYREDQKAALNKLGGVLVQYFGLGEVTGNITVLPPGLHDPEDGPHARIGTCGFERTGMQVAIQGDDGSELKAHETGEICVIGPGVFAGYYDNPEANAKAFRDGWFRTGDLGHMDEEGFVYITGRASDMYISGGSNIYPREIEEKLLTHPAVGEVAVLGVPDPFWGEVGVAVCVAREGTEAVAEAELAAYLAPKVPRYKMPKRFFFWEALPKSGYGKVPKRLIRDELEARGLLEVIAKSTGA from the coding sequence ATGAGCGGGACCGAGGTGACCGCGCCGCGCGGCGGGATCGCGCGGGTGTCGCGCCGGGTGATGAACCTCGCCTACATCCTGACCCAGAATGCCCGCCGCCACGGCGACCGTCCCGGCTTCATCTGGAACGAGAAGACCTGGTCGTGGCGCCATATCGACCAGAACGTCTCGGCGCTGGCGGCGGCGCTGGCCGCGCGCGGCATCGGCAAAGGCGACCGCATCCTGGTGCATTCCAAGAACTGCGATGAGATGTTCTGGTCGATGTTCGCGGCCTTCCGGCTCGGCGCGGTCTGGGTGCCGACCAATTTCCGCCTGATGCCGGACGAGGTCGCCTATCTGGCGGCAGCCTCCGGCGCCAAGGCGTTCCTGTGCCAAGCCGATTTCCCCGAACATGCCAAGGCGGCCCTCAATCCCGCGCTCGAATTCGTCTGGCGGATCGGTGAGGAGGGCACGTTCGGCGAGGCCACGGTCGGCGACGTCATCGCCAAGCACGCCGGTGCTGCGGTCGAGAACACCCCGGTCGAGTACGACGATCCCTGCTGGTTCTTCTTCACCTCCGGCACCACCGGCCGCTCCAAGGCCGCGGTGCTGACCCACGGCCAGATGGCCTTCGTGATCACCAACCATCTCGCCGACCTGATGCCCGGCACCACCGAACGGGACGCCTCGCTGGTGGTGGCGCCGCTGTCGCATGGCGCCGGCGTGCACCAGCTGGTGCAGACCGCGCGCGGCGTCCCGACCATCTTGCTGCCGTCTGAGAAGTTCGACATCGCGGAGGCCTTCCGGCTGATCGCCAAATACCGCGTCAGCAACATGTTCACGGTGCCGACGATCCTGAAGATGATGGTCGAGCATCCCGCCGCCGACCAGCACGACCACTCCTCGCTGCGCTACATCATCTATGCCGGCGCGCCGATGTATCGCGAGGACCAGAAGGCGGCGCTGAACAAGCTCGGCGGTGTGCTGGTGCAGTATTTCGGCCTCGGCGAGGTGACCGGCAACATCACGGTGCTGCCGCCTGGCCTGCACGATCCCGAGGACGGACCGCATGCGCGGATCGGAACCTGCGGCTTCGAACGCACCGGCATGCAGGTTGCGATCCAGGGCGACGACGGAAGCGAGCTGAAGGCGCACGAGACCGGCGAGATCTGCGTGATCGGCCCCGGCGTGTTCGCCGGCTATTACGACAACCCCGAAGCCAACGCGAAGGCGTTTCGCGACGGCTGGTTTCGCACCGGCGACCTCGGCCACATGGACGAGGAGGGTTTTGTCTACATCACCGGCCGCGCCTCCGACATGTACATCTCCGGCGGCTCCAACATCTATCCGCGCGAGATCGAGGAGAAGCTCTTGACCCATCCCGCGGTCGGCGAGGTTGCCGTGCTCGGCGTGCCCGATCCGTTCTGGGGCGAGGTCGGTGTCGCCGTCTGCGTCGCGCGCGAGGGCACCGAGGCCGTCGCGGAGGCGGAGCTTGCGGCGTACCTTGCGCCAAAGGTGCCGCGCTACAAGATGCCAAAACGCTTCTTCTTCTGGGAGGCGCTGCCGAAGTCTGGCTACGGCAAGGTGCCGAAGCGCCTGATCCGCGACGAGCTCGAGGCGCGCGGGCTGCTCGAGGTGATTGCCAAATCGACGGGCGCGTGA
- a CDS encoding PRC-barrel domain-containing protein, which yields MHHTLVPSDRVEHVCVFGRDGSKLGSIERLMLDKVSGTVAYAVIKTGGVLSSHHHYPVKWTALKFDPARQAFEAEVTLDDLRTGPSEFDGDEFDWGDRSHAYTHPNYWAV from the coding sequence ATGCATCATACCTTGGTGCCCAGCGACCGCGTCGAGCATGTCTGCGTGTTCGGGCGCGACGGCTCAAAGCTCGGATCGATCGAGCGGCTGATGCTCGACAAGGTGAGCGGAACGGTGGCGTACGCCGTGATCAAAACCGGTGGCGTGCTCAGCAGCCACCACCATTATCCGGTCAAGTGGACGGCCTTGAAATTCGACCCCGCGCGCCAGGCCTTCGAGGCCGAGGTCACGCTGGACGATCTGCGCACCGGCCCATCCGAGTTCGACGGTGACGAATTCGACTGGGGCGACCGCTCGCACGCCTATACGCACCCGAATTATTGGGCGGTGTAG
- a CDS encoding c-type cytochrome, translating into MKFGAACSVGSVALAATLLATSPAPVRAMDGDPIAGQAIFQRTCVNCHSLDVGVNKVGPSLWHIVGRQPASVQGFDYSDAMRGNKTPWDAAALDTYLADPRGDVHGVKMFFKGLPDAHDRADVIAYLKTAR; encoded by the coding sequence ATGAAATTCGGCGCCGCCTGCTCTGTCGGCAGCGTTGCGCTCGCCGCCACCTTGCTCGCAACGTCCCCCGCGCCGGTCCGGGCGATGGACGGTGACCCGATCGCGGGCCAGGCCATCTTCCAGCGCACCTGCGTGAACTGCCATTCGCTCGACGTCGGCGTGAACAAGGTCGGCCCGAGCCTGTGGCACATCGTGGGCCGCCAGCCGGCGTCGGTCCAGGGCTTCGACTATTCGGACGCCATGCGCGGCAACAAGACCCCCTGGGACGCAGCAGCGCTGGATACCTACCTCGCCGATCCTCGCGGCGACGTTCACGGCGTGAAGATGTTCTTCAAGGGGCTGCCCGACGCTCATGATCGCGCCGACGTCATTGCCTATCTGAAGACCGCGCGCTGA
- a CDS encoding tetratricopeptide repeat protein — protein sequence MRILACLTAALLGAALTLPNPPRAVAGDDPSWQACVGLTTAPGDRVSACTTVIDGKTETGRRLAGAYCNRGHGLTEQRELDAALADLNEAIKLDPAYACAYTNRGRVYAFRRDLDHAIADYDEAIRIDPAFALAYNNRGDAWLNKGDLDRALADLSLAIRYNPQLATAYGNRGFVYYRKRDAAHAIADYTTEIKLEPNALAYINRGNVYRDTEQLDRAAADYGEAAKIAPTDARGWRNRGMIRLFQGDNKGGLADYDKALQYDPADVYSWNNRGQAKLRLGDKKGAAADFRKALELQPDLKSAKEALARLSGAR from the coding sequence ATGCGCATTTTGGCCTGCCTGACCGCCGCATTGCTCGGCGCTGCGTTGACGCTGCCAAATCCTCCGCGAGCCGTCGCTGGCGATGATCCGAGCTGGCAGGCCTGCGTCGGCCTGACGACGGCGCCCGGCGACCGTGTGTCCGCCTGCACCACGGTGATCGACGGCAAGACCGAAACCGGCAGGCGGCTGGCCGGCGCCTATTGCAACCGCGGCCACGGGCTGACCGAGCAGCGCGAACTCGACGCCGCGCTCGCCGACCTCAACGAGGCGATCAAGCTCGATCCCGCCTATGCCTGTGCCTACACCAACCGCGGCCGGGTCTACGCCTTCAGGCGCGATCTCGATCATGCGATCGCCGATTACGACGAGGCGATCCGCATCGATCCGGCCTTCGCACTGGCCTACAACAATCGCGGCGATGCCTGGCTCAACAAGGGCGATCTCGACCGCGCGCTGGCCGATCTCAGCCTCGCGATCAGATACAACCCGCAGCTCGCCACGGCCTATGGCAATCGCGGCTTCGTCTATTACCGCAAGCGCGATGCGGCCCATGCGATCGCCGACTACACCACCGAGATCAAGCTCGAGCCCAACGCGCTCGCCTACATCAACCGCGGCAATGTCTATCGCGATACCGAGCAGCTCGACCGCGCTGCCGCGGATTACGGCGAGGCGGCGAAGATTGCGCCGACCGACGCACGCGGCTGGCGCAACCGCGGCATGATCCGGCTCTTCCAGGGCGACAACAAGGGCGGGCTCGCCGATTATGACAAGGCGCTGCAATACGATCCTGCCGACGTCTATTCCTGGAACAACCGCGGCCAGGCCAAGCTGCGGCTCGGCGACAAGAAGGGCGCGGCGGCCGATTTTCGCAAGGCGCTGGAGCTGCAGCCCGATCTGAAGTCCGCCAAGGAGGCGCTCGCGCGGCTCAGTGGGGCGCGCTGA
- a CDS encoding DUF296 domain-containing protein — protein sequence MRSIAQPGAPIPERIQWVAARGRAFSFVLEAGIPLLDAVRRGFATEGFSSGVLSATRGALGPFAYVMPALSKDGVNAAFYSDTFRPDGVTRLKLAALTFGERDGAPFFHCHGLWTEADGRFNGGHMLPDETIVAEPFEVSAFGIDGATFLAEPDSETNFKLFGPVASAPRGAKTTSHAFALRLRPNQDFACALEGFCRQHGILRARLHGGVGSTIGAVFSDGHSVVPFATELAVIAGQIGPDANRRVRASLDVALVDYLGGIAEGRLVRGDNPVLMTMELALEVLEEAERP from the coding sequence ATGCGCAGCATCGCCCAGCCCGGCGCTCCGATACCCGAGCGCATCCAATGGGTCGCCGCGCGCGGCCGCGCCTTTTCCTTCGTGCTCGAGGCCGGCATTCCCTTGCTCGACGCCGTGCGCCGCGGCTTTGCGACGGAAGGATTTTCCAGCGGCGTGCTGAGCGCCACGCGTGGAGCGCTCGGGCCGTTCGCCTATGTGATGCCGGCGCTGTCGAAGGACGGCGTCAACGCTGCGTTCTACAGCGATACGTTCCGTCCCGATGGCGTGACGCGGCTCAAGCTCGCTGCGCTGACTTTCGGCGAACGCGACGGCGCACCGTTCTTCCATTGCCACGGGTTGTGGACCGAGGCCGACGGCCGCTTCAACGGCGGACACATGCTGCCGGATGAAACCATCGTCGCCGAGCCGTTCGAGGTCAGCGCGTTCGGCATCGACGGCGCGACGTTCCTGGCTGAGCCCGACAGCGAGACCAATTTCAAGCTGTTCGGTCCGGTCGCCAGCGCGCCGCGCGGGGCGAAGACCACGAGCCATGCCTTCGCGTTGCGGCTGCGGCCGAACCAGGATTTCGCCTGTGCGCTGGAGGGCTTCTGCCGCCAGCACGGCATTTTGCGCGCACGGCTGCATGGCGGCGTCGGCTCGACCATTGGCGCGGTCTTCAGCGATGGCCACAGCGTGGTGCCGTTCGCGACCGAGCTCGCGGTGATCGCGGGGCAGATCGGGCCTGACGCCAACCGTCGGGTGCGCGCCAGCCTCGACGTCGCGCTGGTCGACTATCTCGGCGGCATCGCGGAGGGACGCCTGGTGCGCGGCGACAATCCCGTGCTGATGACGATGGAGCTGGCGCTGGAAGTGCTGGAGGAGGCGGAGCGGCCGTAG
- a CDS encoding SRPBCC family protein translates to MRLTIAKAGVVVAALAVLGAAWAHGPTRQKVRESIEIDAPQAKVWAVIGNFQDMSWLAGVAKTEGEKGNEIGATRRLTLAPGITIDEELYKYEPEMMSYSYRITAVDVKVLPVTNYSSTLSVSPAPGGKAKLEWAGAFYRGFPNSDPPPELNDEAAVKAVSELYRGGLAALKKKIESGS, encoded by the coding sequence ATGAGGCTGACGATCGCGAAGGCTGGCGTGGTGGTGGCGGCATTGGCCGTATTGGGGGCCGCCTGGGCCCATGGGCCGACCCGCCAGAAGGTGCGGGAATCCATCGAGATCGACGCGCCGCAGGCCAAGGTGTGGGCCGTGATCGGCAATTTCCAGGACATGAGCTGGCTTGCCGGCGTCGCCAAGACCGAGGGCGAGAAGGGCAACGAGATCGGCGCCACGCGGCGGCTGACACTGGCGCCCGGCATTACCATTGACGAGGAGCTCTACAAATATGAGCCCGAGATGATGAGCTATTCGTACCGGATCACGGCGGTCGACGTGAAGGTGCTACCCGTCACCAATTACTCCTCGACGCTGTCGGTGTCGCCGGCGCCCGGCGGCAAGGCGAAGCTGGAATGGGCCGGCGCGTTCTATCGCGGCTTTCCGAACAGCGATCCGCCGCCGGAGCTGAACGACGAGGCTGCGGTGAAGGCGGTGAGCGAGCTGTACAGGGGCGGCCTGGCGGCGCTGAAGAAGAAGATCGAGAGCGGAAGCTGA
- a CDS encoding SPW repeat protein: MSDNRFFGTHRPWEDWIGMLLGVLIMVSPWFPIQVSDVVDVERSHLVLNSFVVGMLVLGLAQLEYVALHRWEEVASIVLGLWLVASPNIFGYSEDQALQLWHILLGGLVALIGALQLWQDWNLSEQDLAKHPQ, translated from the coding sequence ATGTCGGACAATCGTTTCTTCGGCACACACCGCCCCTGGGAGGACTGGATCGGCATGCTGCTCGGCGTGCTGATCATGGTCTCGCCCTGGTTTCCGATACAAGTCAGCGACGTCGTCGACGTCGAGCGCAGCCACCTGGTGCTCAACAGCTTCGTGGTCGGCATGCTGGTGCTGGGCCTCGCCCAGCTCGAATATGTCGCGCTGCATCGCTGGGAGGAGGTGGCGAGCATCGTGCTCGGCCTCTGGCTGGTCGCGTCGCCGAACATCTTCGGCTACTCGGAAGACCAGGCGCTGCAGCTCTGGCACATCCTGCTCGGCGGGCTGGTCGCCCTGATCGGCGCCTTGCAGCTCTGGCAGGACTGGAACCTGAGCGAGCAGGACCTGGCCAAGCATCCGCAATAG
- a CDS encoding cytochrome D1 domain-containing protein yields MRAIALLALLAGFSGARAEEAFVTNQLSDDLTVVDLATSKPVATIPIGGKPAGVAVSHDGRFAYVTSPDAKAVTVVDASARKVVGRIDVGGGPLGIAVAPDGATVYVADWYAAAVRVIDAREQRVVASLAVGASPSGLAVTPDGRLLFSADRDDDSVSITDISAHERRWVVKVGTRPFGVTIDAEGKRAYTANVGSNDVSVIDILTAHEIGRVHVGLRPYAVALAQGRGFVTDQYDGKVSVFDLATMQPMKRITVGDYPEGIEATADGKRIVVANWESNTLTVIDAAELKVVGEVKVGDGPRAFGAFLRRTE; encoded by the coding sequence ATGCGCGCGATCGCGCTGCTGGCGCTGCTCGCCGGCTTCAGCGGCGCACGCGCCGAGGAGGCCTTCGTCACCAACCAGCTCAGCGACGATCTGACGGTGGTCGATCTTGCGACCTCGAAGCCGGTCGCGACGATCCCGATCGGCGGCAAGCCCGCGGGCGTTGCCGTCAGCCATGACGGCCGGTTCGCCTATGTGACCAGCCCGGATGCCAAGGCGGTCACCGTGGTCGATGCGTCGGCGCGCAAGGTGGTCGGCCGGATCGACGTCGGCGGCGGGCCGCTCGGCATCGCGGTGGCTCCCGACGGCGCAACCGTCTATGTCGCCGACTGGTACGCCGCCGCGGTGCGGGTGATCGATGCCCGGGAGCAGCGGGTCGTCGCCAGTCTTGCGGTCGGCGCATCGCCGTCCGGGCTGGCCGTGACGCCGGACGGGCGGCTGCTGTTCTCGGCCGACCGCGACGACGACAGCGTGTCGATAACGGACATTTCCGCGCACGAGCGGCGATGGGTCGTGAAGGTCGGGACCCGTCCGTTCGGCGTCACCATCGATGCCGAAGGCAAGCGCGCCTACACCGCCAATGTCGGCTCCAACGACGTCTCCGTGATCGACATCTTAACCGCCCACGAGATCGGCCGCGTCCATGTCGGCCTGCGCCCCTATGCGGTGGCGCTGGCGCAGGGCCGAGGCTTCGTCACCGACCAGTATGACGGCAAGGTCAGCGTGTTCGACCTCGCGACAATGCAGCCGATGAAGCGGATCACGGTCGGCGACTACCCCGAAGGCATCGAGGCAACAGCCGACGGCAAGCGCATCGTGGTCGCGAACTGGGAGAGCAATACGCTGACTGTGATCGATGCCGCCGAGCTGAAGGTGGTCGGTGAGGTCAAGGTCGGCGACGGCCCGCGCGCGTTTGGGGCGTTCTTGAGACGGACGGAGTAG
- a CDS encoding PaaI family thioesterase — protein MTTSPPEGFKLLPSRPGFIDHNGPYYWRETGDAAPEWGFQSDDRHGNPYGYIHGGAILGFLDTALGSAVFMATKRKCATVSLDTRFVGGVAPGPWIIGRTTVKKVTRTFAFVDAEAFADDRLLVTAAAVFRVFDE, from the coding sequence ATGACAACCTCGCCTCCAGAAGGGTTCAAGCTCCTGCCGAGCCGCCCAGGGTTCATCGACCATAATGGCCCCTACTACTGGCGCGAGACCGGCGACGCCGCGCCCGAATGGGGGTTTCAGAGCGACGACCGGCACGGCAATCCCTACGGCTACATTCACGGCGGGGCGATCCTCGGCTTTCTCGATACCGCCCTTGGCAGTGCCGTGTTCATGGCAACGAAACGCAAATGCGCGACCGTTTCGCTGGACACCCGCTTCGTCGGCGGCGTCGCGCCTGGTCCATGGATCATCGGCCGCACGACCGTGAAGAAGGTGACGCGGACCTTCGCCTTCGTCGATGCTGAGGCCTTCGCCGACGACAGACTGCTGGTGACGGCCGCGGCCGTCTTCCGCGTCTTCGACGAATGA
- a CDS encoding VOC family protein, with protein MPQFKPAGWPSVIPRIVTRDLTGLARFLRDVFDAKGEVRSGAPTEIRIGDSIVLISDGGGVREAMPAFLYVYVQDADETYRRAIAAGAESIETPADTPYGDRRAMVRDTWANVWQIATYRGNP; from the coding sequence ATGCCCCAGTTCAAGCCCGCCGGCTGGCCTTCCGTCATACCGCGAATTGTCACGCGCGACCTCACCGGCTTGGCCAGATTCCTGCGAGACGTTTTTGATGCGAAAGGCGAAGTCCGGTCCGGCGCGCCAACGGAAATTCGGATCGGAGACTCGATCGTCCTGATCAGCGACGGCGGAGGCGTCCGCGAGGCCATGCCGGCCTTTCTCTATGTGTATGTTCAGGATGCGGACGAGACCTACCGGCGAGCGATCGCCGCTGGCGCCGAATCGATCGAGACCCCTGCGGATACGCCTTATGGCGACAGGCGCGCGATGGTCCGGGATACATGGGCGAACGTCTGGCAGATAGCCACTTACCGAGGGAATCCGTAG
- a CDS encoding hemerythrin domain-containing protein: protein MIIDILSREHRNIERLLTVLEHELDIFDHAGRPDYEVIGSIIAYFEVYTELYHHRQEDLIFARLQLRDPVAAAKIGDLAREHQKGSDRLHSVAHAVANVRAGAEIPRENVDAIIRDFLAHERRHIMMEDRDFFPTAIKVLTAQDWAEIASARSPHKDPLFSDVTEARFDVLRNHIMELEKEAEAERH, encoded by the coding sequence ATGATCATCGACATTCTTTCCCGGGAACACCGCAATATCGAGCGGCTGCTTACCGTACTTGAGCACGAGCTGGATATCTTCGATCACGCCGGCCGGCCGGACTACGAGGTGATCGGCAGCATCATCGCCTATTTCGAGGTCTACACAGAACTTTACCATCACCGCCAGGAAGATCTGATCTTCGCTAGGCTCCAGCTCCGCGATCCGGTCGCCGCCGCGAAAATCGGCGATCTCGCGCGCGAGCATCAAAAGGGCTCCGATCGCCTGCACAGCGTCGCGCACGCCGTCGCCAATGTGCGCGCGGGGGCCGAGATTCCGCGCGAGAATGTCGACGCCATCATCCGCGATTTCCTGGCCCACGAACGGCGGCACATCATGATGGAAGACCGCGATTTCTTCCCGACCGCGATCAAGGTATTGACGGCGCAGGACTGGGCCGAAATCGCGTCCGCCCGCTCCCCGCACAAGGATCCGCTGTTCAGCGATGTGACCGAAGCGCGGTTCGACGTCCTGCGCAACCACATCATGGAGCTGGAGAAGGAGGCGGAAGCCGAGCGGCATTAG